The proteins below are encoded in one region of Brassica napus cultivar Da-Ae unplaced genomic scaffold, Da-Ae ScsIHWf_716;HRSCAF=1039, whole genome shotgun sequence:
- the LOC125605189 gene encoding uncharacterized protein LOC125605189 → MSLIWLKLLSTTNDVFPSKCFSRLSLSLSLSPILQLHSLLSPPTSLFLCLYILILKETMATENKGRPLPKFGEWDVNNPASAEGFTVIFSKASDEKKTKKASGAVPNSQRNQNSDQNNHHDSQNSKPKKKWLCFR, encoded by the exons ATGAGTTTGATTTGGTTAAAGCTGTTGTCAACGACCAACGACGTGTTTCCCTCTAAATGTTTttctcgtctctctctctctctctctctctcgcctaTATTACAACTtcattctcttctctctcctcccacctctctctttctctgtctCTACATCTTGATATTGAAAGAAACAATGGCTACG GAGAACAAAGGAAGGCCATTGCCGAAGTTTGGTGAATGGGACGTGAACAATCCTGCATCGGCAGAAGGATTCACTGTCATTTTCAGCAAAGCTAGCGACGAGAAGAAGACCAAGAAAGCATCTGGTGCAGTCCCTAATAGTCAGAGAAATCAAAACTCCGATCAAAACAACCACCATGATTCTcaaaattcaaaacctaag AAGAAATGGCTTTGCTTCCGTTGA
- the LOC125605188 gene encoding uncharacterized protein LOC125605188 — protein MDVRGGCCIARYGGYGGRYGLSKADRIMLRFRPIAPKPSSDGGGGSPGAGKYCSSTTSGGSSDVSSNTKRGKRKYHKESSGVNSRRCNKRKRPNTRTAVTLSLLPDLNVSPVEKQRQNGPLWLSFSGGDHEMLTPYKTAEISQRTVVVSSCVTVERVTDAWTNGYGLGKTDDEKKLNLAREACPGFISDGVGRVTWTNKAYRKMAKEDINIPVEDGAPGMSYDNFHVIVRLVMKERPMLTYPAFTCSVRLQYTCQDRERGSVTVPCDVWRMDDGGFAWKLDVKTALCL, from the coding sequence atggacGTTAGAGGGGGATGTTGCATAGCAAGATATGGTGGTTACGGTGGTCGCTACGGTCTCTCCAAGGCCGACCGAATCATGCTTCGGTTCCGACCAATTGCTCCCAAACCATCCAGCGACGGCGGCGGTGGATCTCCCGGCGCCGGAAAGTATTGCTCCTCTACAACAAGCGGTGGCAGCTCCGATGTATCCAGTAACACAAAGAGAGGAAAGAGGAAGTATCATAAGGAGAGTTCTGGCGTTAACTCCCGGAGGTGCAACAAGAGGAAGAGACCGAACACTAGAACGGCTGTTACCTTGTCTCTTTTACCAGATCTGAATGTATCTCCGGTGGAGAAGCAGAGGCAAAACGGTCCATTATGGCTAAGCTTCAGCGGCGGAGACCATGAGATGCTAACACCGTACAAGACGGCGGAGATCTCGCAAAGAACGGTGGTGGTCTCGTCGTGTGTGACGGTTGAGCGTGTGACCGACGCGTGGACTAACGGTTATGGTTTAGGGAAGACCGACGACGAGAAGAAGTTGAATCTAGCGAGAGAGGCTTGTCCAGGGTTTATATCGGACGGTGTTGGGAGAGTCACGTGGACCAACAAGGCGTATAGGAAGATGGCGAAGGAAGATATTAATATTCCGGTGGAGGACGGTGCACCGGGGATGAGTTATGATAATTTTCACGTGATCGTACGGTTGGTGATGAAGGAGAGGCCCATGCTCACGTACCCGGCGTTCACATGCAGCGTGAGGCTACAGTATACGTGTCAAGATCGTGAGAGAGGTTCAGTCACTGTGCCTTGTGATGTGTGGAGGATGGACGATGGAGGTTTTGCGTGGAAGCTTGACGTTAAGACCGCTTTGTGCCTGTAA
- the LOC111213731 gene encoding 30S ribosomal protein S21, chloroplastic-like, whose protein sequence is MASLSDVFSRLLSPSLSPSPPSLKPTFTRPSPQLSFKSDHDDVTNRVAYPSLANANLVFFKSGNYNVEVVPKDGETEEQLVNDFKRSVFRAGVLQETRRRRFFESAQEKRKRKTKEAAKKYRKRRPNPKPKQHSAPSEVTKSRREVEEDDNWELPPEEIEIPYTDRF, encoded by the coding sequence ATGGCTTCCCTCTCCGATGTCTTTTCTCGTCTCCTCTCGCCGTCTCTCTCGCCGTCCCCACCGAGTCTGAAACCTACTTTCACTAGACCATCTCCCCAGCTCTCCTTCAAGTCTGATCACGATGACGTCACCAACCGCGTGGCGTACCCTTCGCTGGCGAACGCGAACCTCGTCTTCTTCAAGTCGGGGAACTACAACGTGGAGGTGGTGCCGAAAGACGGCGAGACGGAGGAGCAGCTGGTGAACGATTTCAAGAGATCGGTGTTCAGAGCGGGCGTGCTGCAGGAGACGAGGAGGAGGCGGTTCTTCGAGAGCGCCCAGGAGAAGAGGAAGCGTAAGACCAAAGAAGCTGCTAAGAAGTATCGTAAACGGAggccaaaccctaaacctaaacagCATTCAGCTCCCTCAGAAGTCACTAAGAGCAGAAGAGAAGTTGAAGAGGATGATAACTGGGAGCTTCCTCCCGAGGAAATTGAGATTCCGTATACCGACCGGTTCTAG
- the LOC111213729 gene encoding uncharacterized protein LOC111213729 → MGRLKESSPVIPLLLLLLFPLLLLSQVLGESESTREGNAPEIHCSRHRSRAAWQIIQDYLTPFVERERYQIPNKCRLHPDNDLYRDQEQHKVHVDIYEWKCGYCRKSFNEEKFLDQHFATRHYNLLNTTGTKCLADLCGALHCDFVLMSSKKGKSKCNPAAAAKNRHLCESLANTCFPVSQGPAASRLHEHFLRQFCDAHTCTGKNKPFPKGGKKKSGVFYLAVSILTLMLLPLFYLLVFLHQREKRTGTQVLRRIVKTGKKTKPS, encoded by the exons ATGGGAAGACTAAAGGAGTCAAGTCCCGTGAttcccctcctcctcctcttactctttcctcttcttcttctctctcag GTGTTGGGAGAATCTGAATCTACCAG AGAAGGTAATGCTCCAGAGATACACTGTTCCCGACATAGAAGTAGAGCAGCTTGGCAGATTATACAAGAT TACTTGACGCCGTTTGTTGAAAGGGAAAGATACCAGATCCCAAACAAGTGCAGGCTCCATCCCGACAACGACCTCTACAGAGACCAAGAACAGCACAAGGTCCACGTGGATATATACGAGTGGAAATGCGGTTACTGCAGGAAGAGTTTCAACGAGGAGAAGTTTCTTGACCAGCACTTCGCCACTAGACACTATAACCTTCTGAATACG ACTGGTACAAAGTGTTTGGCGGATCTGTGTGGTGCGTTGCATTGTGATTTTGTGTTGATGAGTTCCAAGAAGGGGAAGAGTAAGTGTAACCCTGCAGCTGCTGCTAAAAACCGTCATCTCTGCGAG AGTCTTGCGAATACTTGTTTCCCAGTGAGTCAAGGTCCTGCAGCTAGCCGTCTTCATG AACACTTCTTAAGACAGTTCTGTGATGCTCATACCTGTACTGGAAAAAACAAACCGTTTCCTAAAGGAGGCAAG AAGAAATCGGGTGTCTTCTACCTCGCTGTTTCAATACTAACCTTGATGCTTCTCCCACTCTTTTATCTGCTGGTCTTCTTACACCAAAG AGAAAAGAGAACTGGGACGCAAGTGTTGCGTCGGATTGTTAAAACTGGGAAGAAAACAAAGCCGTCGTAA